The Lathyrus oleraceus cultivar Zhongwan6 chromosome 5, CAAS_Psat_ZW6_1.0, whole genome shotgun sequence genome includes the window TGGAGGTTTTTCAGTTATGAAGACACAAGTTTTATTGCTTGAAACTCTTCCCTCCATCAATAAGATATATTCATTAGTTGTTGAAGAAGAAAACAACATGATTCTACACCTACTTTCAAAACTTCCAACCTCCTAGCAAATGCTTTTGATGCCAAAAGAATTCTTGGTAGAGGAAGAGGTTCATTTGGTAAAACCAATTCCAGATTTTGCACACGTTGAAACAAACATGGAAACACTATTGGTTTTTGTCATCAAAATCATGGTCACCCTCAAATTCACAAACCTACATCAGTTGCTAATGCTTAAACCAATTCCCTTCCAAATGGCGAAATCGCACAAGGCACAATTAATTCATAAGTGCATGTGGACTTTGCACCTGTTATCTATCTGGAAAAGTATGACTAACTTGTATTTCTTTTTACAGCATACACACTTGATTCCCTCAGCAAATGACATTGGTTCTCGTTTTAATCAAATCACTTCATCTAGAATGGTCCAACTTGATCATTCATCACCTGAACCAAACTCTTCCACTATAGGTAACATTTATAATTCAAAGTTTGATCTTTCTTGTTGTTTAAGTAACAATCACACTTCCACTTGTTGGCTTATTGATTTTGGAGCCAATGACCATATATGTTCATCCTTGCATTTCTTTGATTCATTTTATAGACTTAAGCCTTTAAATGTCTATGTACCAAATAATAGTTCCGTTCAAGTGCATTATGCAGGTAATGTACAAATATCCCCATTTATTTCTATTTTCATTATTTTGTATTCAGATGCATTCAAAGTAAACTTGATATTTGTATCCAAACTATGCTAGTCCCTAAACTTATCAGTCAAATTCACATCAACTCATTATTTTTTTACAGGATATGAAGTCTATGAAGATGATTGATTTGGCTAGTCAAGTGTGTGGGTTGTACAAATTGACGAGGAGTCTCAAACCTGTACAAGCACCTGACCTACCTTTTATTCATAAACATGTAATCCGTACTGATAGTCTTTCATCTTTTCATATTACTCCTTAAACCTCTATGTGGTATTTTAGATTAGGGCATCTATTTAGTCATAAATTGTATGATAATTCAAATTGTATCCATCTATTATCAATGACAATAAATTTGTCGGTGACATATGTCACTTTCCCAAACAAAAGAAAAATCCATACAAAGTTAGTTTATCTCATGCTACTTCTAGAATTTCCCTTTTAAATTTTTACATTTGGGGACCTATATACTCCCTCCATTCATGGTCACAAGTATTTTTTAACTATTGTGGATGACTTTAGTAAACTTGCAAGGATCATACTAATGAAAACAAAATCTGAAGTAGCTACGCATGTTCAAAATTTTGTAAACATTGTTGAAAACCAACATAAAACTGCTCCTTAAATCATTAGGACATATAATGGTTTTGAATTTGTCCTTTCTTCATTTTACAATGCCAAAGGTATGCAATATCAAAAGTCTTGTGTTGGGACTCCCAAAGAAAATGGAAGAGTGGAAAGAAAATACCAACACATTTTGAATGTTGGGAGAGCCCTGGTGTATCAACCCAAGCTTCATAAAACCTATTGGTCATATGCCCTAAACCATGCTATATTTATGATTAACATAGTTACCACTCCAATCCTGTCAAACAAATCACTTTACTTTACTTTATTTGACAAAGAACTTGACCTACAATGTTTCATAGTGTTTGGTTGTCTTGTATTTGCATCAACCTTACAAGCTCACAATCCAAACTTGACTAAATAGCTAGAAAGTCTACTTTCTTGGGATACAAGGAAGGCTACAAAGGATTTGTTCTCTTGGACTTACATAAAAATGAAGTGTTCATTTCCAAAAATGAAAATTTTCATGAACACATTATCCCATTCCCACCAAAGGATACCGATCCCAACATTAATTGGGAAACCTATCCAAGCTATCCAAACACTGATAACATATCCTCTCTATAACCCATATTCAATGATTCCCCTACAATACACACAAATCCAATTCAAACACATCAATTACCCTTGCCACAAATAACTACCTTATCATCTTCACATCCAAATCAACTCCCTTATATTGATGATAATGACACCAATCTACCATCCATCCCAATTACTCCACCATACCTCACAATCACTCAACCTAGCAGAACAAAAAAGTCCACCTACCTACCTCAAAGATTACATTTTCAATTCATTCATTGATGCACCTAATAATTCATCTTCAGGTACAACTTATCCTCTTTCTCATTGCATGTCTTATTCTCATATATCCCCAGTAAATTCTAATTATGTCATGTCATTCAATACTTTAATTGAACAAAAATAATTTACTGAGGCAAACAAGTATGAAAGTTCGAAGCATGCAATGCAAACTGAGATTATAGCCCTTAAGAGAATAGGGACATGAGACATTATGGATTTGCCACCAAATGTTAAACCTATAGGTTGTAGATGGATATTAAAGATAAAATTTTACGTAGATGGCTCAGTGGAGAAATTTAAGGAAAATATAGTAGCTAAAGGCTGTAATCAAATTGAATGATTGAATTACATTGACAAATATTCACCGGTGGCTAAGCTTACAACCATCAGATTGGTTATAACTCTTATATCAATTCACATTAGGCACATACATCAATTAGATGTAAATAATGCATACCTTCATGGTAAGCTTCAAGGATATGTATACATGGTTAAAGCTTATGGCATCAAAACTGCAAAACCAAACCAAGTATGCAAACTCAAAAAATCCCTCTATGGACTCAAGCAAGTAAGTAGAAAGTGGTATGAAAAGCTAACTTCAACTCTCATTCACAATGATTCCATTCAAGATAATGCAGACCACTCATTATTCATCAAGAAAGATACCAAACCCCTCACAATCCTTCTAGTTTATGTAGATGACATAATCATTGCTGGTAACTCTTCGGAGGAATTTGACAATATCGAACCAGTCCTGCATCATCAGTTTAAGATAAAAAATATGGGCCAACTCAAGTACTTTATTCGCTTAGAAGTAGCTCATTCCAAAAAAGGTTTTTATTTGTGCCAACGGAAGTAATGTATTGAACTCTTATATGACTCAAGATTTCTTGGTTCTAAACCTTCTAACACCCCTGTTGATCCATCAATCAAACTATTCAATAATAATATTCCACCACACATGAATATTTTAGGTTACATATGATTAATTGGATGCATCCTCTACTTAACAACCGCCAAGCCTCACTTCAATTTCATCACTCAACAACAAAGTAAATTCCTCAACAAGCCATCTGCTACTCACCTCAATGCTATCACATGAGTGCTTTGATACTTGAAACAAAGTCTTTCTCAAGGCATGTTTGTTACTCGTGACTCATCTTTCCATCTCATAGGTTTTTCTGATGTTGATTGGGCAGAGTGAATTGATACTATAAGATCTATATCACATCAATGTTTCTTCTTAGGCAAATCATTGATTTCTATTGTGGCGTAGTTCATTTGCACATGGTCTAAGGTTCTACTTGCATAATAAATCTCATGAAGCTGTTTGTCTTTTCTTTGTCCTAAGACCGCGCCTATGACATAGTCAATAGCGTCAAACATTATTTCAAATGGTCTACTCCAACCAAGTGGTTACATAATAGGTGCGGTAATAAGAGAATTTTTCAAATGTTCCGACGCTTCTAAGAATTTTTCATCGAAGAtgaattcaacgtctttcatTAATAAGCCAGTTAGTGGTTTGGTTATTTTAGAGAAATCCTTAATAAATCGTTGGTAGAAACCAGCGTGTCCTAGGAAACTACGTATTTCTCTAacggttttcggaggttgaaggttttctatgatttctattttagctttatctactTCAATCCCTTTATCAAACACGATGTGTCTAAGTAAGATTCCTTGTCagaccatgaaatgacatttttctcaatttaGTACAAGATTAACTTTCacgcatctttcaagtaccatttctaggttcgatagacatccttcaaaactctgcccacaaacagaaaagtcatccatatATACTTCCATTATATCGTCTATAAAATCTGCAAAGATcgacatcatgcatctttgaaatgttgtGGGAGCATTACatagtccaaatggcattcgtcggtaggAGAATATACCATAAGGACAGGTGAAggtagtcttttcttggtcatcagggtgaataagaatttgaaaaaaaaatcctGAATAACAATCTAAATAGTAGAAATGAGAATGTTTAGCCAATTGTTCAAGTATTTGATCGATAAAAGGTAAAGTAAAATGATCCTTACGAGTgactttatttattttccgttagtcaatgcacattctccatccaGTTTGGGTACGTTTTGCTACTGATTCTCTCTTTTTGTTTCTAACAACTATAACACCTCCCTTTTTAGGCACGACATGCACTGGGCTAACCCATTGGCTGTCAGATATCGAGTATATAATTCATGCTTCTAATAGATTTTGCACCTCTCTTTTGACTACATCACTCATGATGGGATTGATTCGcctctggtgttctctagaggttttgCAACCTTCTTctagcataatgcgatgcatacaTACATagggacttattcctttaagataTGAGATGTTATAGCCTAGAGCTGTAGGGTATTTTCTTAAGACATGTAGTAATTTCTCGGTTTCTATCTACCCTAAGTCtgcgttgactattactggtctttcAAGCTCTGTGTCTAGGAATTCATACCTTAAATCTCTGGGTAATGTTTTAAGTTCTACGTCAGGTTTCTTTAGTCAAGACATAAGATTATGAGTTAGTGCTAAACATTCCCTTCGACAGTCATTTACGTATGACTCATGCCAATTATCCTCTTCAAATATAAGAGTGCTGGAATCTTCAGTACTTCAGTATACTTAGATCGTTCCATATCCATTTCTCTAATGCATTCATTAATAACATCTAGGAAACAACATGAATCTTCTATAGCTGGTGCCTTTAAGAAGTGTGATAGAATAAATTCAACTTTTTCTTCACCAACCTTAAAGGTTAGCTTTCCTTTCTTCACATCTATGATAGCTCCAGTAGTGGCCCAAAAGGGTCTTCCTAAAATGATAGGGATATTCGAATCATCCTTTATGTCCATTATTATAAATTTGGTGGGAATATAGAATTGACCTATACGAACGAGAACGTTCTCTAGCATACCTATTGGAAATTTAACAAAACGGTCAGCTAGTTGAAGAAACATTCTCGTCGGTCTTACTTATCCTAATTTGATTTTTTCGCATATGGATAAGAGCATTAAACTAACAAtggctcctaagtcgcatagaGCTATGTCTATGACAAACTTTCTAATCATGCAAAGTATGGAAAAACTACCTGGATCTTTTAGCTTAGGAAGCATGTTattttggattatagcgctacacTCAGTAGTAAGTGTACCAGTCTCATTATCCTCGAGCTTTTTCTCATTAGATAAGATATCTTTAAGGAACTTAGCATATGAGGCCATTTGTGTAATAACTTATATAAAAGGTATAGTGATATTCAGTTGTTTAAGAAGTTCTACGAATTTCTTAAATTGCCCTTCATTTTTAGACTTAGCAAGTCTTTGAGGATAAGTCATAGGTGGTTTGTATGGTGGTGGGGGCACATAAGCTTTTTCTTTCTCTACGACCTCTTCATTTTTTTCTTCCTCTCCTATATCCTTTTGTTCTGCTGGATTTTGAAATCTTGGGTTAACTGGTCCATCTAATTCTGTCCCATTTCGAAGCGTGATAGCGTTAACATGCCCTTTTggatttggttgaggttgtccaaTAAATGCTCCAGCTGGGGCTGCTGTTTCTgcttgttgttgggctacttgagaaatttgggtttctaacattttgttatgggtagccataCCATCAAGCTTACTCGACATCTATTTCATCAGCTCACTCGTATGAGCATTTTGATTAGCGAAATCTTTGTTTTGTTGAACTCGGGTGTTCATAAAGTTTTCTATCATGAGTTCGAGATTTGACTTTCTAGGTGCTTGTGGAGCAGCAGGGGCTGCTTTCTGAAAACTTGGAGGTACAACAAGTGTTAGGTTTAGTGCAAACAAAACATTGTTGTTTTTGTAAGAAATTTTTAGATGATTTCTCTAGCTAGGATTGTAGGTGTGGGGATATGGGTTTCCTTGGGCGTAGTTTACTTGGTCAGTAGGAATACCATCCAATAATTAACATTCAGCATTAGTGTGCCCAGTTGTTCCGCATAATTCACAATTAGGTGCCACATCAGCTACGACAACTGCTGGGGTTATGGTTAAGTTCTCAATATTTTGAGTAAGAGCATCCACTTTAGCATTGACGTGGTCTATGCCATTGACTTCGTACATTCCGGTCTTCATAGTTGATTTTTCTATAGACGTTCGCTCACCTCCCCATTGGAAATGGTTTTGCGCCATATTTCCAATAAGTTGATAGGCGTCTTCATAAGGTTTGTCCATTAAAGCGCCACCAACTATAGCGTTTAAATTCATCTTAGTGTTGTACAAAAGACCATTATAGAAAGTATGTATAATCAGCCATTGCTCAAGtccatggtgtggacaaagtctcatcatgtccttgtatctctcccaagcaTCGAAAAGAGATTCATTGTCTTTTGGCCTAAATTCGTTGATTTAGGCTCTTAGCATAACAATCTTGCTTGATTGGAAATATTACGCCaagaaaactttcttcaactcgtccCATGTAGTGACAAATTTTGATGGTAGATACTGGAGCCAAACCTTAGCTCTATCTCTTAAAGAACAAGGGAAAAGACGTAGTCTTATTGCTTCGGGGCTGACACCATTCTCTTTTAATGTGTCTGTGTACTACACAAACACTATTAAATGAAGGTTCAAATCATCTGTATGACTACTAGAGAACTGGTTCTATTGTACAACTGACAACAATGAAGTTTTAATTTCGAAATCGTCTCGTTCGATGGCAGGGGCTGCAATGTTGTTGTGTGGTTCCTCCTGCAAAGGAACAACATAATACTTAAGAGGACGGTTTTATGGTCCCTCATCCATAACTGGTTCAGATTCAGATTTTGATTTTGGAAAAGGAAGATTGTACTTAATTTGGAATTTATGAATTCGGCGTTGTAAGTTAATAAAACACTCGACTTCTTCAATTGGTTATTTTTTCTCTTCGCCTTATGAGCGAGTGCTTGGCATACAATTGACGGTTTAGAAGggtaaataaaataaaagttacCTTAGTCTATACTATGCAACAACTAAATCACAATATTGACTAAATTAACCCccgacaacggtgccaaaaaATTTGATCACCCGACTATATAAGTCTATCGGAttactaactgcaagtgcacagtctatcgcatagttttaaaagatatcgaacccacatGGACTAATAATCAAACTAATCTTATCTATCGGTGCTATGTAAAGCTAATGCAAATGATTTCTTTGATTAAACGAATAAAAACTAAAACTAAAGTTAACTTAGAAAATATGGTAATAAAGAGAGAGAGACCGAAATGTGGATTCCGCGCACCTCAGGGACTATGCAACGAATTGACTCAGACTTACAGTTAAATCGTGCTCAGTACAAAATATCAGTTTAAAGACTAAACCTCACACTCTCGCACTATTGAATAAAACCGCGCTCCCTAACCATGACATATTGCTCTCGCTCGCCCATTTTAATTAAGAAACATATTTTGAAAACTGAACAAGTCCTAATTAATGCCTAAAACGCTCTCGCCCTCATTAGGATCGATGCCTCTTTCCTACTATCTGATTCGACCCCCACGCTCGCGCAATGCTAGCTCAAACCTTAATTGATTCTCACTCTCGTGACAAATCGTATTAGTTTAATTTAGAAACAAAGACCAAAACAGAATTTAATAAAGTCCTTAAACCAATTTCAGTACCGAGTTCCTTCGAAAACGACGGTCCTCACAAACCGAACTCAAACAAGTTTAGCTAGACATGAACTTAATTGAACACAACTTAAACATAGTAATTGAAATTGAAAACAACGTGCTTAAACAATTATAGAGTGTgataacaataataataaagcaatatAATAAAGAACCTATAAATGCGGGAAAATAAATACGAGACTGAAAGTAAAGGCGGAACTGGAATAAACTTCAATTATAATAGCAAGATTGTGGATCTAAGAGTACAAATAAATCCTAAGACTAATTCGTGGTAATCGCTCAATCGAGTGATTATCACTTTAAAATATAATATGTGCTCAAACTAAACTGATAATGCTTCACCTATATCTCCGGATATCGAAATCTAGGTACAAGAGCGTCTTATATAGAGCTACAACACTGTAAAACTTCTTGATTCACATTCCAAGGTAGTTGAGGAAAAGTATGGAAGTAGGAAAGAGTGAGTCAAACTCACTTCCACGTATTCTATTTATGAAGGCAAATGGCGGTCGCCATTAGGCTCATGGCGGTCGCCATGAGCTTTAATGAAGAGGCTGACGTGTTCTGGTGCCATGGCGGACGCTATAAGGCCATGGCGAGCGCCATGCACCATGCTGCATTTTTTGCACTTTTCTTCAATATTTCGCTCCCTTTTCCACTTTATACACGCATATGCTCCGTAATTAACAAGTACCTGAAACACCGATAGAACAAGACGTAACAGTGACAAGACATAGTAAAATAACGATAAATAACATGCGAAACAAGTCTAAAAACATGATGCTATCAAACTCCCCCGTACTTAGACCATTGCTTGTCCTTAAGCAATAAACCGACTCGAATGAAAATGAATTAAGCGTAGTTCGAAACAAAATCATATAAGACTCTAATCATATGCAATTGCTAGGCTATGTTAAATCAACTGGGAATAGGAGTCAAGACCAAGGATACCATAACGACACAATTTTTCAAAAACTCCCTCTTTATGTAAACCAATCTGAATCGTGCCATTATAACTCAACCTATGTCCCTCGCTCTCTTTCTCTCCTTTCCATTCaagtgcaatcacattaagcctgttatcccTTCTCGTACATAGTAAGTTAACCTGTTAGTGTTTAATAATCTCGTTTTGaactttttcttcttctttttctcgGCTCATCGAATTCAAAGAGTCCACTCTGTTAGGCTAAGTGTTTTGGGGAAAACCACCTAACTTAGAGGGAACATATCATATCGTTTCTTTCTTTCTatctcaatttttttttcaatttcttttcaatttgGCTTAGAGATCATACACATATTTGCATTAGTTACTTACATAGTGTGTGCATAAGGATGATGCTAACTGCTATTATAAACTACTTAGGAGCTACTTTGAAAACTCGTATCCTAAGGTATTGGCATAATGATTACTCAGATCGATATCACATAACGAGGGGGTTTAGGGTGCTAGAATGGTATCGGTGTTACTGAAGCTTTCCCAAGTTTTTATAACAAGCCTAAAGTGTGACAACCTACATACTTTCAAGTGTGCCATGAATCAAAGTGATTTTTTTTGTTGGGGTTAAATCTAAGGGAATTCGATAACAAGTGAAACAAAATCATGCAAACAAGACTCGACAACACATGTTACGACTCGACcagaagaaaataaaatgaaaacaaCAAAAATTAAATTAGAAAGCACTAACTAAAATAAATATAGAAAGCAATAAAAGttcctcccccacacttaaaccaaacattgtccccaatgttttgaTAGAAGGTGGAAAAAGAACTGAAAACCTGGAAATGATGACTACTGATATCCTCTGCCTCGTGCTCCTCCATGCCCGCCTCGTCCATGCTGGTAAGGCGGCATACCCACATGATGGATGTATTCTTGCAAATCCTCCGCACATACCCTTATCTCCTCCATATCGTGAATCAAGCCCGACATGTTGTGCTTTGTCCTTCCAGCATAGTCGTGTTGGTGTTGCTGGATCTGTTGGATGTGCGTCATCATCTCAAGTTGTTGAGCTTGTATGTCATACATCATCTGATCACATGTGGCATCCAGTGTGTTGTGCTGTCTCATCTCGAGAAGGACGTCGTCAAAAGAGCTCTTGATAGCGCTATAATCATCCCTCCTACGGGGCTGGTGTCCGGAGGACGTACTTGTAAAAGTGTCAGAAGTATTGTGTGCGGTGTGTGGGTGTGTAAAGGTTTCGGGAGCACCATGATCAAaatcatcataatcatcatcagTTTCATGGCCCTCATTAACATGAACGTCAATGTTATCACCAGGTTCTGGGGCATTAAAATCAAAAGTCCAATTTTTCTTATTTTGAACATCAATCCTTGCGGAGCAAGGAAGGATAATACTCTTAACAGTTTTATTTCTAACCATCAAATAATACCTTCCATCTTGTTTGTTACTTATCATGCGCATACTGTGGCAGACATCCTTATCAAGAAAGGGTGTGGGCAATGGCACTAGCGTGGCTAGCTCGACATGAAGATTCATCACAAGGGCTAAATAGGTGATTAACCCTTTGATACAGATAACACTTGTGATCCTGTGAGAAACAGATTGCATATGTGCAAGCATAAAAGGTGTGGGATTAACCCGTGCTGGTGCAAGTGTGCAATGTAGAAAATAAAGCTCTTTAGAATTGACCTTGCCATTATTTTCTCATCCAAAAACTGTATAAGCCAGAATTCGGTGTAAATAACGAATTGCTGGGTTGTGAATGCAGGTGGTGGTCTCACTAGAtagctgtcgcaacctgaaaaatacagtgcgcgaaaaaaacaaccggcgaaaggaaatgacagaagagtcgccaccgtgcgttattcatcccaaaggagggaaaggaaacgctcgaagtaaacctgaaaaaaggaaaggacaagacggggtctcgcaaccaaatcttgggttcgggagtcggttatgcgaagggaaggtattagcacccctacgcatccgtagtactctacgggatccacttttgtagttcttgtctaaagggtgtgagtttatcttgtgctgtttacaaaaaaa containing:
- the LOC127082412 gene encoding uncharacterized protein LOC127082412, with the translated sequence MASYAKFLKDILSNEKKLEDNETGTLTTECSAIIQNNMLPKLKDPGMLENVLVRIGQFYIPTKFIIMDIKDDSNIPIILGRPFWATTGAIIDVKKGKLTFKVGEEKVEFILSHFLKAPAIEDSCCFLDVINECIREMDMERSKYTEVLKIPALLYLKRIIGMSHT